In Dromiciops gliroides isolate mDroGli1 chromosome 4, mDroGli1.pri, whole genome shotgun sequence, one DNA window encodes the following:
- the LOC122755234 gene encoding olfactory receptor 5V1-like, whose protein sequence is MSWKNQTITKFIFLGFSNHPELQGLFFLIFLVIYLVTLLGNLLILTAIRINPALHTPMYYFLSNLSFLDICYTSTTVPIMLLNFFREKKTITYEGCLSQLFFLVTCAGTEGVLLATMAYDRFVAICRPLRYPVLMNRRVCAYLAAGSWLCGLMNSLTHTGLMASLTLCGPNQINHFLCDIPLLLKLSCSDTSVNEFILYVASAIIGLSPCLFTAVSYVIIISAILKIQSAQGRGKAFSTCASHLTVVVIFFGTAIFNYDQPSSGYSLDVDILVSVLFCIVTPMLNPIIYSLRNKEVKGAIRKLAGECWSPRF, encoded by the coding sequence ATGAGCTGGAAAAATCAAACAATTACTAAATTCATCTTCCTGGGGTTTTCCAACCACCCTGAACTGCAGGGATTGTTCTTCCTGATATTTTTAGTGATATACCTGGTAACTCTTCTGGGTAACCTTCTCATATTAACAGCCATCAGAATCAATCCTGCTCTTCATACTCCTATGTATTATTTCCTCAGCAACTTGTCCTTCCTGGATATCTGCTACACCTCCACCACTGTCCCCATCATGCTCTTGAATTTTTTCAGAGAGAAGAAGACCATTACCTATGAGGGCTGCCTGTCCCAGCTCTTCTTCCTTGTTACCTGTGCTGGTACTGAAGGTGTCCTGTTGGCCACTATGGCTTATGACAGGTTTGTAGCCATTTGCCGCCCATTACGCTACCCAGTCCTCATGAATAGGAGGGTCTGTGCATACCTAGCAGCTGGGTCCTGGTTGTGTGGGTTAATGAATTCTCTGACACACACGGGGCTCATGGCATCTCTCACTTTGTGTGGTCCTAACCAGATCAACCATTTTCTTTGTGATATCCCCCTACTCCTGAAGCTCTCTTGCTCAGATACTTCAGTCAATGAGTTCATACTCTATGTGGCCAGTGCTATTATTGGTCTGAGCCCCTGCCTCTTCACTGCTGTGTCCTATGTCATCATTATCTCTGCCATCCTGAAGATTCAGTCTGCTCAAGGGCGGGGCAAAGCCTTCTCCACCTGTGCCTCTCACCTCACTGTGGTGGTCATCTTCTTTGGAACTGCCATCTTCAACTATGACCAGCCCAGCTCAGGTTACTCTCTGGATGTGGACATTCTGGTCTCTGTCCTCTTCTGTATTGTTACCCCCATGTTAAATCCCATCATCTACAGCCTGAGAAACAAGGAAGTCAAGGGGGCTATAAGAAAACTGGCTGGAGAATGTTGGTCACCaagattttaa